In Nostoc sp. GT001, a genomic segment contains:
- a CDS encoding S-layer family protein, producing MIVQGGAQISTASAKTSSGQGGLLFVKASDSVQLIGTSTSADNPTPSGLFALGEGSGKPGDLTIETGLFIVRDGARASASNLGSAQSGGRLSVTASELVQLIGTSANSQDRSGLLVGSAGTGSAGELTIKTAKLQILDGAFVSARTVGEGRGGSVIVNASDSIELNGTSADGLPSLLTTETAGVGDAGNLTIETGQLTIKDSAQITSSSTGLGKAGDSKIQASSLSLNQGSITSQTTSGNGGNITLSVKDFLLLRRGSEISTTAGTDQKGGDGGNININSPFIVAVPKEDSNISANAFTGRGGRVDIKARSLFGIESWPHPTLLSDITASSERGIAGVVEINTPDLDPSRGLIELPTNFVDSSTKIAQGCSNRGRQTASRFIATGRGGLPESPNELLRGRAVLVPWVTLDSTLGNHSQEVSASTVSSVTIEQPIIEAQKWVADGKGNIHLIAEVWANIPVAFSSPFTACAQ from the coding sequence TTGATTGTTCAGGGTGGGGCACAAATCTCAACTGCTAGTGCTAAGACTAGTTCCGGACAAGGAGGACTGTTGTTTGTAAAAGCCTCTGATTCGGTGCAACTAATTGGAACATCAACATCAGCTGATAACCCGACACCTAGTGGTCTGTTTGCTTTGGGGGAAGGTTCCGGCAAACCTGGAGACTTGACGATTGAAACTGGCTTATTTATTGTCCGGGATGGGGCGAGAGCCTCAGCTTCCAATTTAGGCTCGGCTCAGTCGGGAGGGAGGTTGAGTGTGACCGCTTCTGAATTAGTGCAACTGATTGGAACATCGGCAAATAGTCAGGACAGAAGCGGCTTGCTTGTTGGAAGCGCAGGTACCGGATCTGCCGGAGAATTGACAATTAAAACTGCGAAATTGCAAATCCTGGATGGAGCATTTGTGTCTGCCCGTACTGTCGGCGAGGGGCGAGGAGGAAGCGTAATAGTGAATGCTTCTGACTCTATAGAGCTAAATGGCACCTCAGCCGACGGTCTGCCCAGCCTCTTGACAACTGAAACCGCAGGCGTGGGAGATGCCGGAAATTTAACGATTGAAACTGGGCAGTTAACTATCAAAGATAGCGCACAGATAACTAGCAGTAGCACAGGACTTGGAAAAGCAGGTGATTCTAAAATACAAGCAAGCTCTTTGAGTCTTAACCAGGGAAGTATTACCTCGCAAACGACATCGGGTAATGGAGGAAACATCACACTATCAGTAAAAGACTTCTTACTGCTGCGGCGTGGTAGTGAAATATCCACTACCGCAGGCACAGACCAGAAGGGTGGCGATGGTGGCAACATCAATATTAACTCCCCCTTTATTGTCGCCGTACCAAAGGAAGATAGTAACATCAGCGCCAACGCCTTTACTGGTAGGGGCGGTAGAGTTGACATCAAAGCTAGAAGTCTCTTTGGCATTGAATCCTGGCCCCATCCAACTTTACTCTCAGACATTACCGCCAGTTCTGAACGTGGCATAGCTGGTGTCGTAGAAATCAACACACCTGATCTAGACCCTTCTCGTGGCTTGATTGAACTACCCACAAATTTTGTTGATTCGTCCACGAAAATTGCTCAAGGTTGTTCTAATAGAGGGCGACAAACAGCTAGTCGCTTTATTGCCACCGGACGCGGAGGATTGCCCGAAAGCCCCAATGAACTATTACGGGGGCGGGCAGTGCTCGTGCCGTGGGTAACGCTTGACTCGACTTTGGGAAATCACTCTCAAGAGGTTTCTGCATCTACTGTGTCTTCTGTGACTATTGAGCAACCGATAATCGAAGCTCAAAAATGGGTTGCAGATGGCAAAGGTAATATTCACTTGATTGCCGAGGTTTGGGCAAACATCCCTGTTGCTTTTTCTTCGCCATTCACTGCCTGTGCCCAGTAG
- a CDS encoding filamentous hemagglutinin N-terminal domain-containing protein, which produces MASLLTLVTAIAAANECALAQIVPDNTLGQESSVVTPSPNFDRINGGAIRGVNLFHSFEQFNVKEGGRAIFINPNGIENIISRVTGGKRSEIFGRLGVLGSANLFLINPSGIIFGPNAQLNIGGSFVATTANAIGFGEQGLFSASVPNSPPLLTVNPSALLFNQITKSITNQSTAGLQLSANQSLLLIGGDVNLEGGKLSVLNGRVELGGLAGEGTVGLNIDDKNLRLSFPDNVALADISLTKGATVQTSFERGVGSQLGTGDIQIQGRRVTIADGSQIVANNTGAEPGGTLIVRASELVEVLGASRLLAETYGAETGGSLTIDTRKLIIRDGSEIAAGTFNSGQGGTVTVRAFDSVELSGTSADGANFSRIITQTDGVGNA; this is translated from the coding sequence TTGGCAAGTTTATTAACTTTAGTTACAGCGATCGCAGCAGCCAACGAGTGTGCTTTAGCCCAGATAGTACCCGATAACACATTAGGTCAGGAAAGTTCTGTTGTTACACCTTCTCCTAACTTTGACCGGATAAATGGTGGAGCAATTCGGGGGGTCAATCTATTCCACAGTTTTGAGCAGTTCAACGTTAAAGAAGGAGGACGAGCTATTTTCATTAATCCGAATGGGATTGAGAATATTATTAGTCGAGTGACAGGGGGTAAACGCTCCGAGATTTTCGGCAGGCTCGGTGTCTTAGGTAGTGCTAACTTATTTCTGATTAATCCATCGGGGATTATCTTTGGGCCGAATGCCCAACTTAATATAGGAGGTTCGTTTGTAGCAACAACAGCAAATGCCATCGGGTTTGGTGAGCAAGGCTTGTTCAGTGCCTCAGTTCCTAATTCTCCTCCACTCCTAACGGTCAATCCTTCAGCTTTGCTATTCAATCAAATTACCAAATCGATTACCAATCAATCTACAGCAGGTCTGCAACTTTCTGCCAATCAAAGTTTGTTGTTGATAGGTGGTGATGTGAACTTAGAAGGGGGAAAATTGTCCGTTCTCAATGGTCGAGTCGAATTGGGAGGATTAGCAGGAGAAGGAACGGTAGGGCTGAATATAGATGACAAAAATCTGCGTTTGAGTTTTCCTGATAATGTAGCGTTAGCAGACATATCCCTCACCAAAGGAGCTACAGTCCAAACCAGTTTTGAACGAGGTGTCGGTTCTCAACTAGGCACTGGCGATATCCAGATACAAGGTAGACGTGTCACAATCGCTGATGGTTCACAGATTGTAGCTAATAACACAGGAGCCGAACCCGGAGGGACACTTATCGTCCGCGCCTCCGAGTTGGTAGAAGTCCTTGGAGCAAGCCGTCTGTTAGCTGAAACTTATGGTGCCGAAACTGGTGGAAGTTTGACGATTGACACTAGGAAGTTGATTATCCGGGATGGGTCAGAGATAGCAGCTGGTACTTTTAACTCCGGACAGGGGGGGACTGTGACTGTAAGAGCCTTTGATTCTGTGGAACTGAGTGGAACATCGGCTGATGGTGCTAATTTTAGCAGAATCATAACTCAGACTGATGGTGTCGGAAATGCTTAG
- a CDS encoding calcium-binding protein, with translation MNPRKLAEVLSVDDSVISIDPVNHNYNHVNINTSTASPVAAQPRPEKSEFIYGTIGSDTIQGTSADEIIYGLEGNDVLYGNGGYNMLYGGSGNDSLYGNKNSKNSNINELYGGLGNDYLNSGERSFGSILYGEEGDDIFDGMNGTDSLIGGIGNDTYMTFVFESEYNLITDQFINNIARYKITEYLNEGIDTVKSSSYYKLGDNLENLVLTGSKNINGIGNALDNRIEGNVGHNFLVGDDGNDYLLGYGDYDILVGGAGNDTLEGGAGNDFLNGGSGSDTLVGAAGNNTLTGDTGADTFVFNFRSEGIDIIKDFSYTQSDKIQISTIGFSATSTNEFTYNSNTGALSFQGTEFATLENKPYFIPSLEIELVSDGLTSSISLVL, from the coding sequence TTGAACCCTCGTAAATTGGCAGAGGTATTGAGTGTTGATGATAGTGTTATCAGTATTGACCCTGTAAATCACAACTATAATCATGTAAATATAAATACAAGTACAGCTTCACCTGTTGCCGCCCAACCTAGACCAGAAAAAAGCGAATTCATCTACGGCACTATAGGTTCTGACACAATCCAAGGGACATCGGCAGACGAGATTATTTATGGTTTAGAAGGTAACGATGTACTGTATGGCAACGGTGGTTACAATATGTTGTATGGTGGTTCAGGCAATGACAGTCTTTACGGTAATAAAAATAGTAAAAATAGTAACATTAACGAACTATACGGTGGTTTAGGCAATGATTATTTGAATAGCGGAGAACGCAGTTTTGGCAGCATATTGTATGGCGAAGAAGGCGATGACATTTTTGATGGCATGAATGGGACTGATAGCCTAATTGGTGGAATTGGCAATGACACTTATATGACTTTTGTATTCGAGTCTGAGTACAATTTAATCACCGATCAGTTTATCAATAATATTGCAAGATATAAGATTACAGAATACTTGAATGAAGGAATCGATACGGTTAAGTCTTCGTCCTACTACAAATTGGGTGACAACCTAGAGAATTTGGTTCTCACAGGTAGCAAGAATATTAATGGCATAGGCAACGCCCTAGACAATCGAATTGAGGGGAATGTCGGTCACAACTTTTTGGTTGGCGACGATGGCAATGACTACTTGCTTGGCTATGGGGACTACGACATTTTGGTTGGTGGGGCTGGTAACGACACACTCGAAGGCGGTGCTGGTAACGACTTTTTAAATGGGGGTTCTGGTAGCGATACACTCGTTGGTGCTGCTGGTAACAACACACTCACAGGCGATACTGGTGCTGATACATTTGTCTTCAACTTCCGGTCTGAAGGCATTGACATCATCAAGGACTTCAGCTACACGCAGAGCGACAAAATTCAGATTTCCACAATTGGGTTTAGCGCTACTTCGACTAACGAGTTTACTTACAACAGCAACACTGGTGCTTTGTCATTCCAGGGAACCGAATTCGCCACTCTTGAGAACAAGCCTTATTTCATACCTAGTCTCGAAATTGAGCTTGTCTCCGACGGTCTAACCTCTTCAATTAGCTTGGTCTTGTAG
- a CDS encoding transposase — protein MSDILSLLQCLLPQINATTMRQLNQIILAMLAMSGRVTMLGISRWAGIGGSYRTMLRFFHTVIPWATLFWLFFRKHLFRANEVYLLAGDEVVVSKSGKKTYGLDRFFSSLANKPISGLSFFVLSLVSVEQRHSFPIQIEQVIKKDTQTKSTSTIEKPNKKEKRGRGRPKGSKNKNKKEVILTSELILIQKMIGSLFKLLANSISLTYLVVDGHFGNNNALQMARLVNLQIISKLRHDSALYFPYENPDSSKRSRRKYGDKLDYRNIPDKYLCKSAIEDDIQTDIYQATLIHKEFAQALNVVILVKTNLKTNACSHVIIFSSDLTLSFEKIIDYYKLRFQIEFNFRDAKQFWGLEDFMNLSQTAVTNASNLAFFMVNLSHHLLADFQQLNPGSGIIDLKAYHRGFRYVREMLKMLPEIPEPILLTQIFAKLTSLGRIHPVSTGVEPS, from the coding sequence ATGTCCGATATCTTATCACTGCTACAATGCTTGCTACCGCAGATAAACGCTACGACGATGCGGCAATTGAACCAGATAATCCTGGCTATGTTAGCGATGAGCGGACGAGTCACGATGTTGGGAATTTCCCGTTGGGCAGGCATTGGTGGTAGTTATCGGACGATGTTGCGGTTTTTTCATACAGTAATACCTTGGGCTACATTGTTTTGGCTATTTTTCCGCAAGCATTTGTTCCGTGCGAATGAGGTATATTTGCTTGCAGGAGATGAAGTTGTAGTCAGTAAATCGGGTAAAAAGACTTATGGATTAGATAGATTCTTTTCTAGCCTAGCCAATAAACCGATATCAGGATTATCTTTCTTTGTATTATCATTAGTGAGTGTTGAACAGAGGCACTCGTTTCCGATTCAGATAGAACAGGTAATAAAGAAAGATACTCAAACAAAAAGTACCTCGACAATCGAAAAACCAAACAAAAAAGAAAAGCGTGGGCGTGGACGACCAAAAGGAAGTAAAAACAAAAATAAAAAGGAAGTGATATTAACATCTGAATTAATACTAATTCAGAAAATGATTGGTTCACTATTCAAGTTATTAGCTAACTCTATTTCCCTCACCTACTTGGTAGTAGATGGTCATTTTGGTAACAACAATGCTTTGCAGATGGCACGTCTTGTCAACTTGCAGATAATTTCCAAATTGCGCCATGATTCAGCATTATACTTCCCTTATGAAAATCCTGACTCCAGTAAGCGCTCTCGTCGTAAATACGGTGATAAGCTAGACTATCGTAATATACCTGACAAATACTTATGTAAAAGTGCTATTGAGGATGATATTCAAACTGATATTTATCAAGCCACTCTTATTCACAAAGAATTTGCCCAAGCTCTCAATGTAGTGATTTTGGTCAAAACCAATCTTAAAACTAATGCTTGCAGCCATGTAATTATTTTTTCTAGCGACCTAACTCTGTCATTTGAAAAAATTATCGACTATTACAAACTCCGTTTCCAAATCGAGTTTAATTTTAGGGATGCCAAGCAGTTTTGGGGATTGGAAGATTTTATGAACCTGAGCCAAACTGCCGTGACTAATGCTTCTAATTTAGCATTTTTTATGGTCAATTTATCCCACCATCTTCTCGCTGATTTCCAGCAACTCAATCCCGGTTCTGGCATTATTGACCTTAAGGCTTACCATCGTGGTTTTCGATATGTTCGTGAAATGTTAAAAATGCTTCCCGAAATCCCTGAGCCTATTTTATTAACCCAGATTTTTGCCAAGCTTACTTCTTTAGGACGTATTCATCCCGTTTCCACTGGCGTTGAACCCTCGTAA